One Natrinema halophilum genomic window carries:
- a CDS encoding ArsR/SmtB family transcription factor yields the protein MYQSDPDIQLRDIAIQDADLSTAVDEPVRAMILDMLADEPMTAGDVDAELTSRGIDRTENTVRHHINTLRDAGLVEVVRYEEGRGGTSKYYGATTMLLSYTLPEDADDEIDELVEAARPEVEALLETLTDEYADTIDDIVAAMEPCAHCRTQKYESYVLLTVLRRAFARAR from the coding sequence ATGTATCAGTCCGACCCGGATATTCAGCTTCGAGACATCGCGATTCAGGACGCCGACCTCTCGACCGCCGTCGACGAGCCCGTTCGAGCGATGATTCTCGACATGCTCGCCGACGAGCCGATGACGGCCGGCGACGTCGACGCGGAACTCACGAGTCGAGGGATCGACCGGACGGAAAATACGGTTCGCCACCACATCAATACCCTTCGAGATGCGGGGCTCGTCGAAGTCGTCCGGTACGAGGAAGGCCGCGGCGGGACGTCGAAGTACTACGGCGCAACCACGATGCTCCTCTCGTATACGCTCCCGGAAGACGCCGACGACGAAATCGACGAGTTGGTCGAAGCGGCTCGCCCCGAAGTCGAAGCGCTCCTCGAGACGCTCACGGACGAATACGCGGATACGATCGACGATATCGTCGCAGCGATGGAGCCCTGCGCTCACTGTCGGACGCAAAAATACGAGTCGTACGTCTTGCTGACGGTTCTGCGGCGAGCGTTCGCTCGAGCGCGATAA
- a CDS encoding heavy-metal-associated domain-containing protein: protein MTQTTQFRVMDFDCPTCASNVERAIESTDGVESISVHYTTGRVEITYDEDAIEPAAFERMIENQGYTPQPA, encoded by the coding sequence ATGACCCAAACTACGCAGTTTCGCGTCATGGACTTCGATTGCCCGACGTGTGCGAGCAACGTCGAACGGGCGATCGAGTCGACCGACGGCGTCGAATCCATCTCTGTCCACTACACGACGGGCCGCGTCGAGATCACGTACGACGAAGACGCGATCGAACCGGCCGCGTTCGAGCGAATGATCGAGAATCAGGGTTATACGCCACAACCCGCGTAA
- a CDS encoding heavy metal translocating P-type ATPase, with amino-acid sequence MLPNRLPSDWQRYYAQHRTAIVTVVTGLLYAGGWTLGAVTDADLAGAGVLVVATVIGGYDIAKHGYYELRNRTLGIKTLVTVAAVGAIGIGAYWEAAAVVFLFSLGSYLEGRTMRKTRSALEELLELSPDTAIVRRDGSQVEVPAREVRDGEIVVVKPGGKIPVDGEVVDGESAVDQAPVTGESAPVHKTAGDDVFAGTINTDGALEVRTTGTGSDTTLQRIIRRVEEAQEAQSPAESLIDRFASYYTPAILVLSIGAFAATRDAMLALTLLVIGCPGALVIGPPVSIVSAIGNAARNGVLLKGGAHLETAGKIDLVAFDKTGTLTKDETAVVDVTGFDCDADQVLRLAAVAEKKSEHHLGDAILEAATDRDDTTSIAADGGEPSGSRRPSSDMRSDGGAVATNPMPAGSGSVPDPDEFDVIPGKGVVASHDGNEIVVGNRALLAAEAIAVPDDVGDYVRERESDGETAVHVVRNGTVVGIIALRDELRDAAPDVVRSVKDAGIRTVMLTGDNERTAEAVARAVGIDDYRAELLPEEKQAAIEAFRDGETAGKSGHVVAMVGDGINDAPSLATADVGIAMGAAGTDTAIETADMALMADDLSRIPDAISLSKATRWNITENVAIAVLTVGLLLAAVLGNVVHLAGGMLVHEGSVLLVILNGMRLLRH; translated from the coding sequence ATGTTACCGAACCGACTGCCGTCCGACTGGCAACGATACTATGCGCAACATCGCACGGCCATCGTCACGGTCGTCACCGGATTGCTGTACGCGGGTGGCTGGACTCTCGGCGCCGTCACCGATGCCGATCTGGCGGGCGCTGGCGTCCTCGTCGTCGCGACCGTTATCGGCGGGTACGACATCGCGAAGCACGGCTACTACGAACTCCGGAACCGAACGCTCGGGATCAAGACGCTCGTGACGGTGGCCGCCGTCGGTGCCATCGGAATCGGCGCCTACTGGGAAGCCGCGGCCGTCGTCTTCCTGTTCAGCCTCGGCAGTTACCTCGAGGGGCGGACGATGCGCAAGACACGATCGGCCCTCGAGGAATTGCTCGAGCTGTCGCCGGACACGGCTATCGTCCGTCGGGACGGGTCGCAGGTCGAAGTCCCAGCTCGAGAGGTTCGGGACGGCGAGATCGTGGTCGTCAAACCGGGAGGGAAGATCCCCGTCGACGGTGAGGTGGTCGACGGCGAAAGTGCGGTCGATCAAGCGCCCGTGACGGGTGAGAGTGCCCCCGTTCACAAGACCGCCGGTGACGACGTTTTCGCCGGGACGATCAATACGGACGGCGCACTCGAGGTCCGGACGACCGGGACGGGGTCAGACACGACCCTTCAGCGGATTATCCGTCGAGTCGAGGAAGCCCAGGAGGCGCAGTCGCCGGCGGAAAGCCTCATCGACCGCTTTGCATCGTATTACACGCCGGCGATACTCGTGCTCTCGATCGGTGCGTTCGCGGCGACGCGAGACGCCATGCTGGCGTTGACCCTGCTGGTGATCGGCTGCCCCGGTGCGTTGGTCATCGGTCCGCCCGTCAGCATCGTCTCGGCGATCGGCAACGCCGCGCGCAATGGAGTGCTGTTGAAAGGCGGCGCGCATCTCGAGACCGCCGGCAAGATCGATCTCGTCGCCTTCGACAAGACTGGCACGCTGACAAAAGACGAAACGGCTGTCGTCGACGTCACAGGGTTCGATTGCGACGCGGATCAGGTGCTCCGTCTCGCAGCCGTCGCCGAAAAAAAGAGCGAACACCATCTCGGGGATGCCATTCTCGAGGCGGCAACCGATCGCGACGATACGACTTCAATCGCTGCCGACGGCGGTGAGCCGAGTGGTTCGAGGCGACCCTCGTCGGATATGCGGTCCGACGGTGGAGCAGTTGCGACGAATCCGATGCCCGCCGGCAGCGGGTCCGTTCCGGATCCCGACGAGTTCGACGTCATCCCGGGCAAGGGCGTCGTCGCCTCCCACGACGGAAACGAGATCGTCGTCGGAAACCGGGCGCTCCTCGCGGCCGAGGCGATTGCAGTGCCCGACGACGTAGGTGACTACGTCCGCGAGCGCGAATCTGACGGCGAAACTGCAGTCCACGTCGTACGTAACGGGACCGTCGTCGGCATCATCGCCCTTCGGGACGAATTGCGCGATGCCGCTCCGGACGTCGTACGGTCGGTAAAAGACGCGGGCATCCGGACGGTGATGCTCACCGGCGACAACGAACGGACGGCCGAGGCCGTCGCTCGAGCCGTCGGTATCGACGACTATCGCGCCGAGTTACTTCCCGAAGAGAAGCAGGCAGCGATCGAAGCGTTTCGTGACGGAGAGACGGCCGGAAAGTCGGGACACGTGGTGGCGATGGTCGGCGACGGTATCAACGATGCACCGTCGCTGGCGACGGCGGACGTCGGCATCGCGATGGGTGCGGCGGGCACCGACACGGCCATAGAGACGGCCGATATGGCGCTGATGGCCGACGACCTCTCGCGGATCCCCGACGCGATCAGTCTAAGCAAGGCGACGCGCTGGAACATCACCGAGAACGTCGCCATTGCGGTCCTGACCGTCGGACTCCTGCTCGCGGCCGTCCTCGGGAACGTCGTCCACCTCGCCGGCGGAATGCTCGTCCACGAGGGCAGCGTTCTCCTGGTTATCCTCAACGGGATGCGCCTTCTCCGGCACTGA
- a CDS encoding ribonuclease H-like domain-containing protein encodes MRIENSFIPVRGVGETTERRLWENGITHWDEFDGSVVGSTLSDRIETFIEEGWTHLERGDVSVFADALPASSRWRCYENVSDETCFLDIETTGLSAATNDVTTVSLHRGGETKTFVKGCDLTSRRLERELDDSALLVTFNGQRFDVPFLETCFEVDIDVPHVDLMYPCKKLGLDGGLKAIERDLGIDRDMPDISGRDAVRLWHEYERGDDGALETLVEYNRADTANLEPLMEIVANRLHEDVFEAARAGD; translated from the coding sequence GTGCGAATCGAGAACAGTTTCATTCCAGTACGCGGCGTTGGGGAAACGACCGAACGTCGCCTCTGGGAGAACGGCATCACCCACTGGGACGAGTTCGATGGTAGCGTGGTCGGGTCGACGCTTTCCGACCGAATCGAGACGTTCATCGAAGAAGGATGGACCCACCTCGAACGAGGAGACGTCTCCGTTTTCGCCGACGCACTGCCCGCGTCGAGTCGCTGGCGGTGCTACGAGAACGTCAGCGACGAGACCTGCTTTCTGGACATCGAAACGACAGGGCTCAGTGCCGCCACGAACGACGTAACGACCGTCAGCCTCCACCGCGGTGGCGAGACGAAAACGTTCGTCAAAGGCTGCGATCTGACGAGCAGACGCCTCGAGCGGGAACTCGACGACTCAGCCCTGCTGGTGACGTTTAACGGCCAGCGGTTCGACGTCCCCTTCCTCGAGACCTGTTTCGAGGTCGACATCGACGTGCCACACGTCGACCTCATGTACCCCTGCAAGAAACTTGGCCTCGACGGGGGGCTGAAGGCGATCGAACGCGACCTCGGGATCGATCGAGATATGCCCGACATCAGCGGCCGCGACGCAGTCCGACTCTGGCACGAGTACGAACGCGGCGACGACGGTGCCCTCGAAACACTCGTCGAATACAACCGGGCAGACACAGCGAATCTCGAACCGTTGATGGAAATCGTTGCGAATCGCCTCCACGAGGACGTCTTCGAAGCGGCAAGGGCCGGCGACTGA
- a CDS encoding acyl-CoA thioesterase, giving the protein MIDDGFETSVTVRIRDLDSMGHVNNAVYATYLEQARNDYFREVLGVSLSEMDSVLASLELDYARSIEAKDDVTVSITITEIGSASLSMAYEIRANGEQAATARTVQVHTDPENGGSRPIPSSWRLRIEHRQG; this is encoded by the coding sequence ATGATTGACGATGGGTTTGAAACATCCGTTACCGTTCGAATTCGCGACCTCGATTCCATGGGACACGTCAACAATGCCGTGTATGCGACGTATCTCGAGCAAGCACGAAACGACTACTTCAGAGAGGTCCTCGGTGTCTCACTGTCTGAGATGGATTCCGTTCTCGCGAGCCTCGAACTCGATTACGCACGCTCGATCGAGGCAAAAGACGACGTCACCGTCTCGATCACCATCACCGAAATCGGTTCCGCGAGTCTATCGATGGCGTACGAGATTCGCGCAAACGGAGAGCAAGCGGCGACGGCACGAACCGTTCAGGTGCACACCGATCCCGAAAACGGCGGTTCACGACCGATTCCGTCGTCGTGGCGCTTACGAATCGAACATCGACAGGGGTGA
- a CDS encoding winged helix-turn-helix transcriptional regulator, translating into MGEDRERNEGGRFEPEHTDEEVLEAVRKHEPAGTKEVADELDIARQSADYRLRRLLDEGRVSKKKVGNSLVWSVEED; encoded by the coding sequence ATGGGAGAAGACCGGGAAAGGAACGAAGGCGGGCGATTCGAGCCCGAACACACCGATGAGGAGGTGCTGGAAGCGGTGCGCAAGCACGAGCCCGCGGGAACAAAAGAGGTAGCTGACGAGCTCGACATCGCCCGACAGAGTGCTGACTATCGCCTTCGACGTCTTCTGGATGAGGGACGAGTCTCGAAGAAGAAAGTCGGGAATTCGCTGGTCTGGTCAGTTGAAGAGGATTGA
- a CDS encoding transposase — protein MAREKDEDAERDPEGKGSIDKRRSERAEISRNYKEAREELPADPRMDPWAYTEIPARNPADNIVPPLWERIRANALNLSHSRNRRGKSDSPPEILLAEALGRVQLYPHYWHPGINEDLTQNLDGKEATRLYLFFDLSPLNQSEVARKVKKKSYREALDISDSVSQPTLNRMPGRMDSERRHYYASQTETLVRQWEGGYFENWVRPPTPDTIVIDGEGFPPVQVIARELRSKTFKYIRLKRDDSTEVTKDAALRVLIATANGNGFVNDAAKNLKYKPFYDDGDIPTGQNLTYHLRKSSRESVMRMFREANEVLFEIASRHDYFPEEAEVAIDITDWPFYGDVDSDKFIRGTKPGRNYSWAWKYITLALVGSDTPLILVVLPVKDKSKTPKYIRRMLRLSRQHVNIGRVYLDAGTEFYNSDTISAITEQGLELVMQGRKSGKTVKHFLNGMARANLRSSYYSYGVGDLDEDSYYAVGLESDKTVRLRKSEADEPMDDYTYFYTNLHPEEVPPEELGEAYRRRWGIETDFRKIKHDFLAKSGSKNPALRSFYFNFAAHLFNIWTVANILRAEETGEDLSEGKQVTAGELMQAIEDDPHDLQIPTEPPETRQVFGDIFDADWAPSDAD, from the coding sequence ATGGCGAGGGAGAAGGACGAAGACGCTGAGCGCGATCCTGAGGGCAAAGGGAGCATCGACAAACGTCGGAGTGAGAGGGCCGAAATCAGTCGAAACTACAAGGAAGCCCGTGAGGAGTTGCCAGCCGACCCGCGAATGGACCCGTGGGCGTACACGGAAATCCCGGCCCGAAACCCCGCAGATAATATCGTCCCGCCGCTGTGGGAACGCATCCGAGCGAACGCACTCAACCTCAGCCACTCACGCAATCGCAGAGGCAAGTCGGATTCTCCTCCGGAAATACTGCTCGCAGAAGCTCTTGGGCGAGTTCAACTCTACCCCCACTACTGGCATCCCGGCATCAACGAGGACCTCACGCAAAATCTGGATGGGAAAGAGGCGACACGTCTCTACCTGTTTTTCGACCTCTCTCCCCTCAATCAGTCCGAGGTCGCGCGGAAAGTCAAAAAGAAGAGCTACCGCGAGGCGCTCGACATCAGCGATTCAGTCAGCCAGCCGACTCTCAACCGAATGCCGGGGCGAATGGACTCTGAACGCCGGCACTACTACGCGAGTCAGACTGAGACACTGGTTCGGCAGTGGGAAGGTGGCTACTTTGAGAATTGGGTGCGCCCGCCCACGCCAGACACGATAGTCATTGACGGAGAGGGGTTTCCGCCGGTCCAGGTGATCGCTCGGGAGCTGCGCTCGAAGACGTTCAAGTACATCCGGCTGAAGCGCGACGACAGCACGGAAGTGACGAAGGACGCCGCGCTCCGGGTGCTCATCGCCACCGCGAACGGGAACGGGTTCGTCAACGACGCCGCGAAGAACCTCAAGTACAAGCCATTCTACGACGACGGCGACATTCCGACGGGCCAGAACCTCACCTACCACCTGCGGAAGTCTTCGCGGGAGTCCGTCATGCGGATGTTCCGGGAAGCGAACGAGGTACTGTTCGAGATCGCCTCTAGGCACGACTACTTCCCCGAGGAGGCTGAGGTCGCCATCGACATCACGGACTGGCCGTTCTACGGCGATGTAGACAGCGACAAGTTCATTCGCGGAACGAAGCCGGGACGGAACTACTCGTGGGCCTGGAAGTACATCACGCTCGCTCTCGTCGGAAGCGACACGCCGCTGATTCTGGTCGTGCTCCCGGTCAAGGACAAGTCGAAGACTCCAAAGTACATCCGCCGGATGCTCCGTCTAAGCCGGCAACACGTGAACATTGGCCGCGTCTACCTCGACGCCGGGACGGAGTTCTACAACTCGGATACGATTTCGGCCATCACCGAGCAGGGCTTGGAACTGGTAATGCAGGGCCGCAAGTCGGGGAAGACGGTCAAACACTTCCTGAACGGGATGGCGCGTGCCAATCTGCGTTCGTCGTACTACTCCTACGGCGTAGGCGACCTCGACGAGGATAGCTACTACGCGGTTGGGCTGGAGTCGGACAAGACGGTGAGACTACGGAAGTCAGAGGCTGATGAGCCGATGGACGACTACACGTACTTCTATACGAACCTCCACCCGGAGGAAGTCCCACCAGAAGAGTTGGGGGAGGCCTACCGCCGTCGGTGGGGCATCGAGACGGACTTCCGGAAGATCAAACACGACTTCTTGGCCAAGTCTGGGTCGAAGAATCCCGCGCTTAGGTCGTTCTACTTCAACTTCGCGGCCCATCTCTTCAACATCTGGACAGTGGCGAACATCCTCCGCGCTGAGGAAACTGGCGAAGACCTGAGCGAAGGAAAGCAAGTCACCGCTGGTGAATTAATGCAGGCCATCGAGGACGACCCGCACGACCTTCAGATTCCGACCGAACCGCCAGAAACTCGGCAGGTATTCGGAGATATATTTGATGCTGACTGGGCCCCCTCAGATGCCGATTGA
- a CDS encoding HalOD1 output domain-containing protein translates to MLLSVDRSDSTVSQSISFEVIATVAEREGIDPTALEPPEYQALYEVINPEALDALFAPRENGRERPTGRVEFPFCGYHVVVSSDGEVTVSESVE, encoded by the coding sequence ATGCTACTCTCAGTCGATCGGTCGGATTCCACGGTTTCGCAATCTATCAGCTTCGAAGTAATCGCTACCGTCGCTGAACGGGAAGGAATCGACCCGACAGCTCTCGAGCCACCTGAATATCAGGCTCTCTACGAAGTTATCAATCCCGAGGCCCTCGACGCGCTCTTTGCACCCCGCGAAAATGGACGAGAGCGACCGACCGGCCGCGTCGAATTTCCGTTCTGTGGATATCACGTCGTCGTCTCGAGCGATGGAGAGGTCACCGTCTCCGAGTCCGTCGAGTAA